In a genomic window of Chroicocephalus ridibundus chromosome 18, bChrRid1.1, whole genome shotgun sequence:
- the REXO2 gene encoding oligoribonuclease, mitochondrial has product MLGGSRAGLGRLRSCGGRLWRGRRRAAGMAGGGMGQRMVWVDLEMTGLDVEKDQILEMACLITDSDLNVLAEGPNLIINQPDELLESMSEWCKEHHGKSGLTKAVKESKISLQQAEYEFLSFVRQQTPPGLCPLAGNSVHADKKFLDKYMPQFMRHLHYRIIDVSTVKELCRRWYPEEYEFAPKKAASHRALDDIRESIKELQFYRDSIFKRKTDEKKRKLIENGESDKTAS; this is encoded by the exons ATGCTGGGCGGCAGCCGCGCTGGCCTGGGTCGCCTGCGGAGCTGCGGCGGGCGGCTgtggcggggccggcggcgggcggcgggcatgGCCGGCGGCGGCATGGGCCAGCGGATGGTCTGGGTGGACCTGGAG ATGACGGGCCTGGACGTGGAGAAGGACCAGATCCTGGAGATGGCCTGCCTCATCACCGACTCCGACCTCAACGTCCTGGCCGAG GGCCCGAACCTGATTATTAACCAGCCCgacgagctgctggagagcatgTCCGAGTGGTGCAAGGAGCATCACGGGAAG TCTGGCCTTACTAAGGCTGTGAAGGAGAGTAAAATTTCGTTGCAGCAAGCAGAGTATGAGTTTCTGTCCTTTGTACGACAACAGACACCACCGGGTCTCTGTCCTCTCGCAG GTAACTCTGTTCACGCAGATAAGAAATTCCTTGACAAATACATGCCTCAGTTCATGAGGCATCTTCATTACAGGATCATTGATGTGAGCACTGTCAAAGAACTTTGCAG GCGCTGGTATCCAGAGGAATACGAGTTTGCACCAAAGAAGGCGGCTTCTCACAG GGCGCTCGATGACATCAGGGAAAGCATCAAAGAACTTCAGTTCTACAGAGATAGCATCTTCAAGAGGAAAACggatgaaaagaaaaggaaactaataGAGAACGGAGAAAGCGATAAAACTGCCAGCTGA
- the RBM7 gene encoding RNA-binding protein 7 produces MGAAAAEADRTLFVGNLDPKVTEELIFELFHQAGPVIKVKIPKDRDGRPKQFAFVNFKHEESVPYGLSLLNGIKLYGRPIKIQFRSGSSHASQDGNPSCSPHGAASTSPSGAPHPASNCSRYDRSPDGMGAAGFSSAQRSLPSADNLQRQAVMKSAAWQPPPFGGKYEQPAFPLPGYPPAPHAFHPAPQMPRRPEPPRKGRLSTHPYHPEGRHFGREQRFGERGPDYGRGKREEYGYEERGHDGEHHYRAGREEPAYVDRHRDGWSHDYDYRREGYREAKWHPSRH; encoded by the exons atgggggcggcggcggccgaggcggACCGGACCCTGTTCGTGGGGAACCTGGACCCCAAGGTCACCGAGGAGCTCATCTTCGAGCTGTTCCACCAG GCAGGCCCGGTGATTAAGGTTAAAATCCCGAAGGACAGAGACGGGCGGCCCAAGCAGTTCGCGTTCGTGAACTTCAAGCACGAGGAGTCCGTGCCCTACGGGCTGAGCCTGCTGAACGGGATCAAGCTCTACGGGCGGCCCATCAAGATCCAGTTCCGATCAG GGAGCAGTCATGCCTCTCAGGATGGCAACCCGTCCTGTTCCCCGCACGGAGCCGCCAGCACTAGCCCCTCCGGCGCGCCGCACCCCGCATCCAACTGCAGCAG atacGACAGGAGTCCTGATGGTATGGGAGCAGCGGGATTCTCGTCGGCACAGCGGTCTCTGCCCTCTGCTGATAACCTTCAGAGACAAGCGGTG ATGAAAAGCGCCGCGTGGCAGCCGCCCCCGTTCGGGGGGAAGTATGAGCAGCCCGCCTTCCCCCTGCCCGGCTACCCACCAGCTCCTCACGCCTTCCACCCGGCCCCACAAATGCCGCGGCGACCGGAGCCGCCGCGCAAGGGCCGGCTGAGCACCCACCCCTACCACCCCGAGGGCAGGCACTTCGGCCGCGAGCAGCGCTTCGGGGAGCGGGGACCCGACTACGGCCGTGGCAAGAGGGAGGAATACGGCTACGAGGAGCGGGGCCACGATGGCGAGCACCACTACCGGGCGGGCAGAGAGGAACCCGCCTACGTAGACAGGCACCGGGACGGTTGGAGCCATGACTACGACTACCGGAGGGAGGGCTACAGAGAGGCCAAGTGGCACCCGTCGCGGCATTAA
- the NNMT gene encoding nicotinamide N-methyltransferase, whose amino-acid sequence MEAPAVFTGTDVYQRSFNPQEYLREFYRLTDSQGQPNTFLTQNLRVLQKMFSLDGLRGDTLIDVGCGPTIYQLLSACEHFQEIIALDYTDQNRRELEKWLKKEAGAFDWRPVVEYVCELEGDREKWAEKEEKLRKKVKQVLKCDVTKANPTEPVSLPLADCIVSTLCLEAACKDLATFRSALRNVGALVKPGGHLVMVTVLQETYYAFNNQVFSCLRLDKNMVEEAVEGAGFDVRFSDVQPCPPGNAGADCEAVLSLVARKRASISG is encoded by the exons ATGGAGGCTCCGGCCGTCTTCACGGGCACAGACGTCTACCAGCGGAGTTTCAACCCTCAGGAGTACTTGAGGGAATTTTACAGGTTGACCGACAGCCAGGGGCAGCCGAACACCTTCCTGACGCAAAACCTGAGGGTCCTGCAGAAGATGTTTTCCCTGG ATGGGCTGAGAGGCGATACCCTGATAGACGTCGGCTGCGGCCCCACCATCTACCAGCTTCTGTCCGCTTGCGAGCACTTCCAGGAGATCATCGCCTTGGACTACACGGACCAGAACCGCCGGGAACTGGAGAAGTGGCTGAAGAAGGAAGCGGGAGCCTTCGACTGGAGGCCGGTGGTGGAATACGTTTGCGAGCTGGAAGGGGACAG GGAGAAGTGGGCTGAGAAAGAGGAGAAACTGCGAAAGAAGGTGAAGCAGGTTCTGAAGTGCGACGTGACCAAAGCCAACCCCACGGAGCCCGTGTCCCTGCCCCTCGCCGACTGCATCGTCTCCACCCTCTGCTTGGAGGCCGCCTGCAAGGACCTGGCCACCTTCCGCAGCGCCCTGAGAAACGTCGGTGCCCTCGTGAAGCCGGGGGGACACCTGGTGATGGTCACCGTCCTGCAGGAAACCTACTACGCCTTCAACAATCAGGTCTTCTCGTGCCTCCGCCTGGACAAGAACATGGTGGAGGAAGCCGTGGAGGGCGCCGGCTTTGACGTGAGGTTCAGCGACGTCCAGCCGTGCCCTCCCGGCAATGCTGGCGCCGACTGCGAAGCCGTGTTGAGCCTGGTGGCCCGCAAGCGTGCCTCCATCAGCGGGTAG